A stretch of the Streptomyces venezuelae genome encodes the following:
- a CDS encoding ABC transporter ATP-binding protein, with translation MTDTMTETATEKADGRPDHPGGLATQRLAVGYRTRSPRGRRAGRAVLSGLDLTARAGELTVLLGPNGAGKSTLLRTLCGLLPPLGGRIRIGGADLAQTSPTALARRLAVVLTDRVDPGLLSVRELAGLGRHPHTGFTGRLTDADHAAVEWSLQAVSAGHLADRPVAELSDGERQRVLTARALAQEPEVILLDEPTAFLDVPSRVALTVLLRDLARDKGLTVVVSTHDLELALRVADAVWIVDRDSYVHAGAPEDLIRSGAVAAAFDADHLAFDPLSGTFGLRRTPRADVAVDAPAELLPLLERALAREGLAVANPGSPAAGPRVSWDGEDRLTLTGPDGQIVHVRGFHELTRTVRTW, from the coding sequence GTGACCGACACCATGACCGAGACCGCCACGGAGAAGGCCGACGGACGACCGGACCACCCTGGTGGTCTCGCCACCCAGCGGCTCGCCGTCGGATACCGCACCCGGTCACCGCGCGGGCGCAGAGCAGGCCGGGCCGTACTGTCGGGGCTCGACCTGACCGCGCGAGCCGGCGAACTGACAGTTCTGCTCGGCCCCAACGGCGCGGGCAAGTCCACGCTGCTACGCACCCTGTGCGGGCTTCTCCCACCGCTCGGCGGCCGGATCCGCATCGGCGGCGCCGACCTGGCGCAGACCTCGCCGACCGCGCTCGCCCGCCGGCTGGCGGTCGTCCTGACCGACCGGGTGGATCCTGGGCTGCTGTCCGTACGGGAACTGGCCGGGCTCGGCCGCCACCCGCACACCGGGTTCACCGGCCGCCTCACGGACGCGGACCACGCGGCCGTCGAGTGGTCGCTGCAGGCGGTGAGCGCGGGACACCTGGCGGACCGACCGGTCGCCGAACTCTCCGACGGCGAACGCCAACGCGTCCTGACCGCGCGCGCCCTCGCCCAGGAGCCCGAGGTCATCCTCCTCGACGAGCCGACCGCCTTCCTCGACGTCCCCTCACGGGTGGCGCTCACCGTACTCCTGCGCGACCTCGCCCGGGACAAGGGACTGACCGTCGTCGTCAGCACCCACGACCTGGAACTGGCCCTGCGGGTGGCCGACGCGGTCTGGATCGTCGACCGCGACTCCTACGTCCACGCCGGGGCACCCGAGGACCTGATCCGCAGCGGGGCCGTCGCCGCCGCCTTCGACGCCGACCACCTCGCCTTCGACCCGCTCTCCGGCACCTTCGGACTGCGCCGCACCCCCCGCGCCGACGTGGCGGTGGACGCGCCGGCCGAGCTGCTCCCGCTCCTCGAGCGCGCCCTCGCCCGGGAAGGACTCGCCGTCGCAAACCCGGGCAGCCCGGCCGCAGGTCCCCGGGTGAGCTGGGACGGAGAGGACCGGCTCACCCTCACCGGACCCGACGGGCAGATCGTCCACGTCCGCGGCTTCCACGAGCTGACGCGAACGGTACGGACATGGTGA
- a CDS encoding (2Fe-2S)-binding protein: MVNALITPDTLARISAIGPYFAVSTGPRPEADGFRPLTDLYADPGALEECVRTVSGRLGTDQPRVAASTLHLGTASRLWSIALACTALTGRVPDLGPDRLWWRLPASGPLDLWLPDLREVDQELHPALHHTVAVQNLAPWADAVRRVSGVSPHTLRGNAASALIGAHRVLIARAPRPLVPVIPLVRALLDQPPLTGAGTHRATPAGPLAFRRRSCCLYYRVPGAGTCGDCVLNPKEKTA, encoded by the coding sequence ATGGTGAACGCGCTGATCACCCCCGACACCCTGGCGCGGATCTCCGCGATCGGCCCCTACTTCGCGGTGTCCACCGGCCCCCGCCCCGAGGCCGACGGCTTCCGGCCACTGACCGACCTGTACGCCGACCCGGGCGCGCTGGAGGAATGCGTACGAACCGTCTCCGGGCGGCTGGGCACCGACCAGCCCAGAGTGGCCGCGTCCACCCTGCACCTGGGCACCGCCTCCCGGCTCTGGTCGATCGCCCTGGCCTGCACAGCGCTCACCGGCCGCGTCCCCGATCTGGGGCCCGACCGGCTGTGGTGGCGCCTGCCCGCCTCAGGCCCCCTCGACCTGTGGCTGCCCGACCTGCGGGAGGTCGACCAGGAACTGCACCCGGCTCTGCACCACACCGTCGCCGTCCAGAACCTGGCGCCATGGGCCGACGCCGTACGGCGCGTTTCCGGCGTCTCCCCGCACACCCTGCGCGGCAATGCCGCCTCGGCGCTGATCGGAGCCCACCGCGTCCTGATCGCCAGAGCGCCGCGCCCCCTCGTCCCCGTCATACCTCTCGTCCGCGCGCTGCTGGACCAGCCTCCGCTGACCGGAGCCGGCACGCACCGCGCCACTCCCGCCGGACCACTCGCCTTCCGACGACGCAGCTGCTGCCTGTACTACCGCGTGCCGGGCGCGGGCACCTGCGGCGACTGCGTCCTCAACCCCAAGGAGAAGACCGCATGA